A stretch of the Parachlamydia acanthamoebae genome encodes the following:
- a CDS encoding type I restriction enzyme HsdR N-terminal domain-containing protein, whose translation MASEKIYCPIRQEWVAALPEEYVRQSLITKMIRQLGFPVGLMGVERELSLMPHLSQAKTIPDRRIDIVCFGQGIHPAHALYPLLVIECKAVNLSTKVINQVTGYNHFLGAYFIAVANQHEIKFGWQNALKKEYAFIDFIPTYQDLLKSCQGLLNPPNK comes from the coding sequence ATGGCATCGGAAAAAATTTATTGTCCTATTCGTCAAGAATGGGTTGCAGCTTTGCCTGAAGAATATGTCAGGCAGTCACTTATTACTAAAATGATTCGTCAATTAGGATTTCCTGTTGGATTGATGGGGGTTGAAAGAGAATTAAGTCTCATGCCCCATCTGTCTCAGGCGAAGACGATTCCCGATAGAAGAATAGACATTGTGTGTTTTGGGCAAGGCATCCATCCTGCGCATGCCTTGTATCCTCTACTAGTTATTGAGTGCAAGGCCGTGAATCTGAGCACAAAAGTTATCAACCAAGTCACTGGCTACAACCATTTTTTGGGAGCCTATTTCATTGCCGTAGCTAACCAACATGAGATTAAATTTGGTTGGCAGAATGCTTTGAAGAAAGAGTATGCCTTTATCGATTTTATTCCCACCTACCAAGATTTACTCAAGTCATGCCAAGGACTTCTCAATCCACCAAATAAATAA
- the hpf gene encoding ribosome hibernation-promoting factor, HPF/YfiA family codes for MNRSKVKIDESVQPYNITVTGRHVLVTEAMKNYAIEKVSKIDRLSHRIIDVIITMDIQKLEHRVDIVLKVDHIKIKSHAVCDDMYVSIDKAVDKLERQLLKYKSRIRDHQAKKLTVVDMKVNVYQAPGQEELSDVNEQIEDESQRRLEENYKPRHILSSETIPLKILTNEEAIMKMELSGDAFLIFRSENDMKLKVIYRKSDQNYGIIEPEA; via the coding sequence ATGAATCGCAGCAAAGTGAAAATAGATGAATCAGTACAGCCATACAACATTACCGTAACAGGTCGACATGTCCTTGTAACTGAGGCAATGAAGAACTATGCGATCGAAAAAGTCTCTAAAATAGACCGTTTAAGCCATCGAATTATTGATGTGATAATTACAATGGATATTCAAAAACTTGAGCACCGCGTTGATATCGTTTTAAAAGTAGATCATATTAAGATTAAGAGTCATGCAGTTTGTGACGATATGTATGTATCTATTGATAAGGCGGTTGACAAGCTTGAACGGCAACTATTGAAATATAAAAGTCGAATTAGAGATCATCAAGCTAAAAAACTGACTGTTGTCGATATGAAAGTGAATGTTTATCAGGCACCAGGTCAAGAAGAATTGAGCGATGTTAACGAACAAATCGAAGATGAAAGTCAGCGTCGTCTAGAAGAAAATTATAAACCCCGTCATATTCTCTCTAGCGAAACAATTCCGTTAAAAATTTTGACGAATGAAGAAGCCATTATGAAAATGGAATTGTCCGGTGATGCATTTTTAATCTTCCGTTCAGAAAATGATATGAAATTAAAAGTCATTTATCGAAAAAGCGATCAAAATTACGGGATTATTGAACCGGAAGCTTAA
- a CDS encoding DUF7674 family protein, translating to MKLILNKFPDFLPLWTAYKAEEDEYFKTSLWGEMSEFSLYIWTLLGAKTLDPARVKEIFCYMEELLVNGDDDVQNAICTCFLENILNVTPEQVDPKQFVSHLGPESRKYCLAWDAFTGVKTEGLDKLDVH from the coding sequence ATGAAATTAATCCTAAATAAATTTCCGGATTTTCTTCCTCTTTGGACTGCTTATAAAGCTGAGGAAGATGAATATTTTAAAACCTCTCTATGGGGGGAAATGAGTGAATTTTCTCTCTATATATGGACATTGCTTGGTGCTAAAACTTTGGATCCAGCACGGGTAAAAGAAATTTTCTGTTACATGGAAGAGCTTCTTGTGAATGGAGACGATGATGTGCAAAATGCCATATGCACCTGTTTTTTAGAGAACATTCTCAATGTAACTCCTGAACAAGTTGATCCTAAGCAATTTGTTTCCCATTTAGGTCCAGAATCGCGCAAGTATTGCCTTGCTTGGGATGCATTTACAGGGGTTAAAACGGAAGGTCTTGATAAGTTAGATGTCCATTAA